The Akkermansiaceae bacterium genome has a window encoding:
- a CDS encoding TonB-dependent receptor, whose protein sequence is MKLCLKNCFVPLLVYVSSNAAVMAANDGPLDPLVITGRGTTGLWGANDVELQGQRHRALDGASLLGRTPGAAVLRNGSQTGIAQVRGLSGDRVRVLLGGMTVSPACPNHMDPPLHYADASATTRLELIAGVSPVSLGGDSLGGTIRLSQPDPVFASNGTVLTGGEIATFYRGSHDSYGAKGQFSYANEDAAFDYRGSWSTADDLRIPGGTLRASGFDTQRHDITASLRTGQGFLTLDAGLSSTRDAGTPTLAMDMIEDDSWHIGMRYKTALGAGTLDTYLYVHDIDHLMTNHTLRPAMMKMDAPASSRDYGLRSEFSLPLKPQDESTVRIGIDLHRNEFDADQVMLASGAVRDTFADNRRERLGIFAEWENQWSKEWRYLLGLRGDLVKTSADKVRPGFGMPPVAADAAAFNAGERSHDDVLIDLVTALEYTPDDVSSYELAFAMKNRAPSLSERYLWTPLNASAGLADGRTYMGNTGLDPETSFQISTSASRKGDHWKLKLTPFYNYIQDYIQGMPILHHGQPVLRFQNIDHVELYGAELAARYEFTNELSLSGHASYVRGRDTTNHDNLYRIAPLNGLVDLAWNNAKWEFHCELEWAADQNRTSAFNGETSTAGYALVHLRAAHQFENGPRLEVGIENLLDEKYSDHLGGINRVGASDVAVGDRIPGAGRFAYVNMSWKF, encoded by the coding sequence ATGAAACTGTGTTTGAAAAATTGTTTCGTCCCCCTCCTGGTCTACGTAAGCTCCAACGCCGCTGTCATGGCGGCAAATGACGGCCCGCTTGACCCGCTGGTCATTACCGGCAGGGGGACGACAGGCCTCTGGGGGGCAAACGATGTCGAGCTGCAGGGCCAGCGCCACCGCGCACTCGACGGCGCGTCGCTGCTCGGCCGCACTCCCGGTGCCGCGGTGCTGCGCAATGGTAGCCAGACGGGTATCGCCCAGGTCCGTGGGCTGTCCGGCGACCGCGTCCGCGTTTTACTCGGTGGTATGACCGTCAGCCCGGCGTGCCCTAACCACATGGACCCGCCGCTGCACTATGCGGACGCCTCCGCAACAACACGCTTGGAGCTGATCGCCGGTGTCTCACCTGTTAGCCTTGGAGGCGACAGCTTGGGCGGCACCATACGCCTGTCGCAGCCCGATCCTGTTTTTGCCTCTAACGGCACCGTCTTGACCGGTGGTGAAATAGCCACCTTTTACCGGGGCAGCCACGATTCCTACGGTGCCAAAGGCCAGTTTTCCTACGCCAATGAAGATGCGGCGTTCGACTACCGGGGAAGCTGGTCGACCGCCGACGATTTACGGATTCCCGGTGGCACACTGCGCGCCAGCGGATTTGATACCCAGCGCCACGACATCACCGCCTCGCTTCGCACCGGGCAAGGCTTCCTCACCCTGGACGCGGGTCTGAGCAGCACCCGTGACGCCGGCACACCGACCCTGGCGATGGATATGATCGAGGACGACTCCTGGCATATCGGGATGCGCTACAAAACCGCCCTGGGGGCGGGCACGCTCGATACCTATCTCTACGTGCACGACATCGATCACCTGATGACCAACCACACCCTGCGCCCGGCGATGATGAAAATGGACGCCCCTGCCAGCAGCCGTGACTATGGTTTGCGCAGCGAGTTCTCACTTCCCTTGAAGCCGCAGGACGAGTCGACCGTGCGTATTGGCATCGACCTGCACCGCAACGAGTTTGACGCCGACCAGGTGATGCTCGCCTCGGGTGCCGTGCGTGACACCTTTGCCGATAACCGGCGCGAACGCCTGGGCATTTTTGCCGAATGGGAAAACCAGTGGAGCAAGGAGTGGCGTTACCTGTTAGGACTACGCGGTGATCTGGTGAAAACCAGTGCCGACAAAGTCAGACCGGGCTTCGGCATGCCCCCGGTCGCCGCTGATGCCGCAGCGTTCAATGCAGGTGAGCGGTCACATGACGATGTATTGATCGACCTCGTCACAGCCCTCGAATACACACCCGACGATGTGTCCTCGTATGAACTTGCCTTCGCCATGAAGAACCGCGCCCCCTCGCTCTCGGAACGCTATCTCTGGACCCCCCTCAACGCCAGCGCCGGTCTGGCCGACGGCAGAACCTACATGGGCAACACCGGGCTTGATCCCGAAACCTCTTTTCAAATCTCCACCAGCGCCAGTCGTAAGGGTGACCACTGGAAGCTTAAACTCACTCCGTTTTACAACTACATCCAGGACTACATCCAGGGGATGCCGATACTCCATCATGGCCAACCCGTGCTCCGTTTCCAGAATATCGACCATGTCGAACTCTACGGTGCGGAGCTTGCCGCCCGCTATGAGTTTACCAACGAGTTATCGCTCTCCGGTCATGCCAGCTATGTGCGGGGCAGGGATACGACCAACCACGACAACCTCTACCGCATCGCTCCGCTCAATGGCTTGGTGGACCTGGCATGGAATAACGCCAAGTGGGAGTTTCATTGTGAGTTGGAATGGGCCGCCGACCAGAACAGGACATCGGCATTCAACGGGGAGACAAGCACCGCCGGCTACGCCCTGGTGCACCTGCGCGCCGCCCATCAGTTTGAAAACGGACCCCGCCTCGAGGTGGGGATCGAAAACCTGCTGGACGAAAAATACTCCGACCACCTCGGCGGCATCAACCGTGTCGGTGCCAGCGACGTGGCAGTCGGCGACCGCATCCCGGGCGCGGGACGCTTTGCCTACGTCAATATGAGCTGGAAATTCTAA
- a CDS encoding US12 family protein produces the protein MDNPYASPYANPSTVAAQPVDVRAAFIRKTYTHLAGAIAAFALIEAFLMSIPGIEGTVFGLLGAHRFSWLVVLGVFMLTSSIADKWARGATSLTMQYAGLGLGVFSWSLIFVPMLLMAKLYSGDPTIIAKAGGVTLLLFAALTTVAFTTKKDFSFLGGILKVGGFLALGVIVIAVIFPSFITLGFWFSLAMVAFAACSILYSTSNIIHHYNTHQYVAASLGLFASVAMMFWYVLRLFMSRD, from the coding sequence ATGGACAATCCCTACGCAAGCCCCTACGCCAATCCTTCTACTGTGGCCGCCCAGCCGGTCGACGTCCGAGCCGCGTTTATCCGCAAGACCTACACCCACCTCGCTGGCGCCATTGCCGCCTTTGCCTTGATTGAGGCGTTTTTGATGTCGATCCCAGGCATCGAAGGCACCGTTTTTGGTCTCCTCGGAGCCCATCGCTTCAGCTGGCTCGTGGTCTTGGGGGTATTTATGCTCACTTCCTCAATCGCCGATAAATGGGCCAGGGGCGCCACGAGTTTAACCATGCAGTACGCAGGCCTTGGATTAGGTGTCTTCTCATGGTCGTTGATTTTTGTGCCTATGCTTCTGATGGCCAAACTCTACAGCGGCGACCCCACGATCATCGCGAAGGCCGGGGGTGTCACCCTGTTACTTTTTGCAGCCCTTACCACCGTAGCCTTTACCACCAAAAAGGACTTCTCGTTCCTTGGCGGCATACTGAAAGTCGGGGGCTTTCTGGCTCTCGGAGTCATCGTTATCGCCGTGATCTTCCCGAGCTTTATCACCCTCGGATTCTGGTTTTCTCTCGCTATGGTCGCATTCGCCGCATGCTCGATTCTCTACAGCACCAGTAATATCATTCACCACTACAACACCCACCAATATGTGGCGGCGTCGCTCGGTTTGTTTGCGAGCGTGGCTATGATGTTCTGGTATGTCCTTCGACTCTTCATGTCACGCGACTAG
- a CDS encoding DUF134 domain-containing protein produces MPRPLNPRRIRCSPAARYFKPRGIPLSDLQEVELASDELEALQLADAEGLYRAQAAEQMGVSRQTFDRIVRRARSKVAQALVGGHALRILKPLKNEVKNLPEGKS; encoded by the coding sequence ATGCCCCGCCCTCTGAATCCGCGCCGCATTCGTTGCTCACCGGCAGCCCGTTATTTCAAACCCCGGGGCATCCCCCTTTCCGACCTGCAGGAGGTGGAGTTGGCATCCGATGAACTTGAGGCATTGCAGCTGGCCGACGCCGAAGGCTTGTACCGGGCGCAGGCTGCTGAGCAAATGGGTGTATCGAGACAAACCTTCGACCGCATCGTGCGGCGTGCCCGGAGCAAGGTTGCACAGGCACTTGTCGGTGGCCATGCCCTGCGTATTCTTAAACCGTTGAAAAATGAGGTGAAAAACCTCCCTGAAGGTAAATCTTGA
- a CDS encoding NifB/NifX family molybdenum-iron cluster-binding protein, which translates to MIYHDSYICLGVDRDAGLDSVLGKHFGRSAYDFLYDTVTDDWEVVGRPLMERGCYKASRAMVWPRIASVFTRGIGHHAYHTLLKRGISVWLTPTRTVGETLDAWRSGLLVPLLETQLGGHLQHCQQWHQDRELEKAYELMRKPLLSESQCIV; encoded by the coding sequence ATGATTTACCATGATAGTTATATCTGTCTCGGGGTAGACAGAGACGCCGGTTTGGATTCGGTCCTCGGCAAGCATTTCGGGCGTTCCGCTTATGACTTCCTGTATGACACGGTCACTGATGATTGGGAGGTGGTGGGACGTCCGCTGATGGAAAGAGGTTGCTACAAGGCATCGCGGGCCATGGTATGGCCACGGATAGCCTCGGTATTCACCCGGGGTATTGGACATCATGCTTACCACACCCTGCTGAAACGGGGAATCAGTGTTTGGCTGACACCTACCAGGACCGTGGGGGAAACATTGGATGCATGGCGCAGTGGTTTGTTAGTTCCCTTGCTTGAAACCCAACTGGGGGGGCATTTACAGCATTGTCAGCAATGGCACCAGGACCGTGAGCTGGAAAAGGCTTACGAGCTGATGAGAAAACCTTTATTGAGTGAGTCACAATGTATCGTTTAA
- a CDS encoding TatD family hydrolase, with protein MYVIQPHYHAIARTAQDYERMAMSGVVAVCEPSFWAGFEREHPETFLDYFKQISEYEPTRAAQYGIRHFSWIAVNPKESEDMELTREVCKHMPGFLNNPHVLGIGEIGLHLSTKNECDSFEWQIQMALDHDQLMLVHTPHLDDKLKGTRRILEILANFSAMDPERVWIDHVEEHTVQMVMDRGYWAGMTLYPMTKMTAKRAADVLERMGWERMLVNSSADWGPSDPFTLQECILECSRRRFHRQELLDIFHNNACRFLGQNPKWDIEPVYLREEIATK; from the coding sequence ATGTATGTGATCCAACCTCATTACCACGCCATCGCGCGGACCGCACAAGACTACGAAAGAATGGCGATGTCCGGTGTGGTCGCCGTATGTGAACCATCATTCTGGGCGGGATTTGAGCGGGAGCATCCCGAGACGTTTTTAGACTACTTTAAGCAAATTTCAGAATATGAGCCGACACGGGCAGCGCAGTATGGAATCCGTCATTTTTCCTGGATCGCGGTCAATCCGAAGGAGTCCGAGGATATGGAACTCACACGGGAGGTGTGTAAACACATGCCTGGATTTCTCAACAACCCTCATGTGTTAGGCATCGGCGAAATCGGGTTGCATCTATCCACAAAAAACGAATGTGACTCCTTTGAATGGCAGATCCAGATGGCACTTGACCATGACCAGTTGATGTTGGTGCATACGCCGCACCTCGATGACAAACTGAAGGGGACACGCCGCATCCTTGAGATCCTGGCCAATTTTTCAGCGATGGATCCTGAACGTGTGTGGATCGATCACGTCGAAGAGCATACCGTGCAGATGGTGATGGACCGCGGGTATTGGGCCGGGATGACACTTTACCCCATGACGAAGATGACCGCCAAACGGGCGGCGGATGTGCTGGAGAGGATGGGCTGGGAGCGGATGCTGGTAAACAGCTCAGCGGATTGGGGGCCGTCGGATCCATTTACCTTGCAGGAGTGTATTTTGGAGTGCAGTCGGCGGCGGTTCCACCGTCAGGAGCTGCTGGACATCTTCCATAACAACGCCTGCCGGTTTTTGGGGCAAAATCCGAAATGGGATATCGAGCCTGTCTATCTTCGGGAGGAAATCGCAACCAAGTGA
- a CDS encoding PaaI family thioesterase translates to MNSPTHTTPPDKRHTLRPLDLDLLTRLREKHHRQCHACSHQSLRLEFETDGVDTLIGRITPPQELCSYPNVLHGGIISLFIDEAMTCCLMGHGVLGLTGELSLRFHQSVETCQLLEIKTRVIHARRPLYQLESHLSQNGNIMVSAKAKFMQKPDQTSLT, encoded by the coding sequence ATGAACAGCCCGACTCACACCACGCCCCCGGACAAGCGACACACGTTACGGCCGCTTGACCTGGATTTACTCACAAGACTGAGGGAAAAACATCACCGTCAGTGCCACGCGTGCAGTCATCAAAGTCTTCGTCTTGAGTTTGAAACCGATGGCGTAGACACATTGATTGGTCGAATCACGCCGCCTCAAGAACTCTGTAGCTATCCCAACGTGCTCCACGGTGGCATCATCAGCTTGTTCATCGATGAGGCAATGACTTGCTGCCTCATGGGCCACGGTGTTCTTGGGCTTACCGGCGAGCTTTCCCTACGCTTTCACCAGTCGGTGGAAACCTGCCAATTGCTGGAAATCAAAACACGGGTCATCCATGCGCGCCGACCTCTCTATCAGCTGGAAAGCCACCTGTCCCAAAACGGCAATATCATGGTTAGTGCCAAGGCCAAATTCATGCAGAAACCCGACCAAACGTCATTGACATGA
- the fdhD gene encoding formate dehydrogenase accessory sulfurtransferase FdhD — translation MPDQRSDASVGFDIWKLGDDDRKPVVDQLAREEPLQITVDGTPVAVVMRTPGHDADLVRGFLLTEGLVESLDDVMRIDLEQQQNHAYVFLSDDVVLDHARLSRNLFSASSCGICGKASIEAIQQHAPPVDSGLVVASHVVLGLPGSLRAAQEVFSNTGGLHAAALASAEGEILVLREDVGRHNAIDKVIGWAASHKLDLSETLLQVSGRVSFEVMQKALVARIPVVAAISAPSSLAVEFARTSGQTLIGFLRPPKMNIYAGEDRII, via the coding sequence ATGCCTGACCAACGATCTGACGCATCGGTGGGGTTTGATATCTGGAAACTGGGGGACGACGACCGGAAACCGGTTGTTGACCAGCTGGCGCGTGAGGAGCCCTTGCAGATAACGGTCGATGGCACGCCCGTCGCAGTGGTCATGCGCACACCCGGACACGATGCGGATCTGGTGAGGGGTTTTTTACTTACTGAGGGATTAGTAGAATCACTCGATGATGTGATGCGGATCGATCTCGAGCAGCAGCAGAATCATGCGTATGTATTTCTCTCCGATGATGTGGTTTTGGATCACGCACGCTTGAGTAGAAACCTCTTCAGCGCTTCGTCCTGCGGAATTTGTGGCAAGGCGAGTATCGAAGCGATCCAGCAACATGCGCCGCCGGTCGACAGTGGTCTGGTGGTAGCCTCGCACGTTGTGTTGGGCTTACCCGGCTCCCTCCGGGCTGCACAGGAGGTGTTTTCTAACACAGGAGGGCTGCATGCCGCTGCACTGGCTTCTGCCGAAGGCGAAATCCTGGTGCTGCGCGAGGACGTTGGCAGGCACAATGCCATTGACAAGGTCATCGGCTGGGCGGCGAGCCACAAGCTGGATCTCTCAGAAACTTTACTGCAAGTGTCAGGCAGGGTATCCTTCGAGGTGATGCAGAAGGCACTTGTCGCCCGTATCCCGGTTGTTGCTGCCATCTCCGCACCTTCGTCCCTGGCAGTCGAGTTCGCCCGCACAAGCGGCCAGACGCTGATCGGCTTTCTCCGCCCCCCCAAGATGAATATCTACGCGGGTGAGGACCGTATTATTTGA
- a CDS encoding MOSC domain-containing protein, which produces MNVTLKHLFISPGHNFYGRHGKGAMDYPIKEVERIDCVAGRGITDDRFFDYKPDYKGQITFFDWAVYERVRDEIVQGELHPMAFRRNVVLKGVDLNELIDKRFTLAGLELTGSCECSPCYWMDQACAPGTHEFLKGQGGLRARIVKGGELTLGECALEVIGDIPPEPKEDKKDA; this is translated from the coding sequence ATGAACGTGACGCTGAAACATCTCTTTATTTCCCCGGGCCACAATTTCTACGGCAGGCATGGCAAGGGGGCGATGGATTATCCGATCAAGGAAGTGGAGCGCATCGATTGCGTTGCAGGGCGGGGGATCACGGATGACCGTTTTTTTGATTACAAACCCGACTACAAAGGCCAGATCACCTTCTTCGACTGGGCGGTTTACGAACGTGTCCGGGATGAAATCGTCCAAGGTGAGCTGCACCCGATGGCATTCAGGCGGAATGTGGTGCTCAAGGGGGTTGACCTGAATGAACTCATCGACAAACGTTTCACGCTGGCTGGGCTTGAACTCACGGGGTCGTGTGAATGTTCCCCTTGTTATTGGATGGACCAGGCCTGTGCCCCGGGAACCCACGAGTTTCTCAAAGGCCAGGGCGGCTTGCGCGCCAGGATCGTCAAAGGTGGTGAGCTGACTCTTGGTGAGTGCGCGCTGGAGGTGATTGGTGACATCCCACCCGAACCGAAGGAGGACAAAAAAGATGCCTGA